The following coding sequences are from one Canis lupus dingo isolate Sandy chromosome 21, ASM325472v2, whole genome shotgun sequence window:
- the CCKBR gene encoding gastrin/cholecystokinin type B receptor isoform X1, translating to MELLKLNRSAQGSGAGPGASLCRAGGALLNSSGAGNLSCEPPRLRGAGTRELELAIRVTLYAVIFLMSVGGNVLIIVVLGLSRRLRTVTNAFLLSLAVSDLLLAVACMPFTLLPNLMGTFIFGTVVCKAVSYLMGVSVSVSTLSLVAIALERYSAICRPLQARVWQTRSHAARVIIATWMLSGLLMVPYPVYTAVQPAGGARALQCVHRWPSARVRQTWSVLLLLLLFFVPGVVMAVAYGLISRELYLGLRFDEDSDSESRVRSQGGLRGGAGPGPAPPNGSCRPEGGLAGEDSDGCYVQLPRSRQTLELSALTAPTPGPGGGPRPYQAKLLAKKRVVRMLLVIVVLFFLCWLPLYSANTWRAFDSSGAHRALSGAPISFIHLLSYASACVNPLVYCFMHRRFRQACLETCARCCPRPPRARPRPLPDEDPPTPSIASLSRLSYTTISTLGPG from the exons ATGGAGCTGCTAAAGCTGAACCGGAGCGCGCAGGGGTCCGGAGCCGGGCCGGGGGCTTCCCTGTGCCGCGCGGGGGGCGCCCTCCTCAACAGCAGCGGTGCGGGCAATCTCAGCTGCGAGCCGCCTCGCCTCCGCGGAGCCGGGACACGAG AATTGGAGCTGGCCATTAGGGTCACCCTTTATGCAGTGATCTTTCTGATGAGTGTTGGAGGAAATGTGCTCATCATCgtggtcctgggactgagtcgcCGGCTGAGGACTGTCACCAACGCCTTCCTGCTCTCACTGGCAGTCAGCGACCTCCTGCTGGCTGTGGCTTGCATGCCCTTCACCCTCCTGCCCAATCTCATGGGCACGTTCATCTTTGGCACAGTCGTCTGTAAGGCAGTTTCCTACCTCATGG GGGTGTCTGTGAGTGTGTCCACACTAAGCCTTGTGGCCATCGCCCTGGAGCGATACAGCGCCATCTGCCGGCCGCTACAAGCACGCGTGTGGCAGACGCGTTCCCATGCGGCTCGTGTGATCATCGCCACTTGGATGCTCTCTGGACTGCTCATGGTGCCCTACCCGGTGTACACCGCCGTACAGCCCGCAGGAGGGGCCCGGGCGCTGCAGTGCGTGCATCGTTGGCCCAGTGCGCGTGTCCGCCAAACCTG GTCGGTACTGCTGCTCCTGCTTTTGTTCTTCGTCCCAGGCGTGGTTATGGCTGTGGCCTACGGGCTCATCTCCCGCGAGCTCTACTTAGGGCTTCGCTTCGACGAGGACAGCGACAGCGAAAGCCGAGTCCGAAGCCAAGGAGGGCTGCGGGGTGGGGCGGGACCAG GTCCTGCCCCCCCCAATGGGAGTTGCCGGCCGGAGGGCGGGCTGGCTGGCGAGGACAGCGACGGCTGCTACGTGCAGCTTCCGCGCTCGCGTCAGACCCTGGAGCTGTCCGCGCTGACCGCGCCCACTCCTGGGCCCGGAGGTGGCCCCCGGCCCTACCAGGCCAAGCTGTTGGCCAAGAAGCGCGTGGTGCGGATGCTGCTGGTGATCGTCGtgctttttttcctgtgttgGTTGCCACTGTATAGTGCCAACACGTGGCGTGCCTTCGACAGCTCTGGTGCACACCGCGCACTTTCAGGAGCGCCAATCTCTTTCATCCACTTGCTGAGCTACGCCTCAGCCTGCGTCAACCCCCTGGTCTACTGCTTCATGCACCGTCGCTTCCGCCAGGCCTGCCTTGAGACGTGTGCccgctgctgccccaggcctccaCGAGCTCGCCCCCGGCCCCTTCCAGACGAGGACCCTCCCACCCCTTCCATTGCTTCACTGTCCAGACTGAGCTACACCACCATCAGCACGCTAGGGCCTGGctga
- the CCKBR gene encoding gastrin/cholecystokinin type B receptor isoform X2, producing the protein MMPTELELAIRVTLYAVIFLMSVGGNVLIIVVLGLSRRLRTVTNAFLLSLAVSDLLLAVACMPFTLLPNLMGTFIFGTVVCKAVSYLMGVSVSVSTLSLVAIALERYSAICRPLQARVWQTRSHAARVIIATWMLSGLLMVPYPVYTAVQPAGGARALQCVHRWPSARVRQTWSVLLLLLLFFVPGVVMAVAYGLISRELYLGLRFDEDSDSESRVRSQGGLRGGAGPGPAPPNGSCRPEGGLAGEDSDGCYVQLPRSRQTLELSALTAPTPGPGGGPRPYQAKLLAKKRVVRMLLVIVVLFFLCWLPLYSANTWRAFDSSGAHRALSGAPISFIHLLSYASACVNPLVYCFMHRRFRQACLETCARCCPRPPRARPRPLPDEDPPTPSIASLSRLSYTTISTLGPG; encoded by the exons ATGATGCCCACAG AATTGGAGCTGGCCATTAGGGTCACCCTTTATGCAGTGATCTTTCTGATGAGTGTTGGAGGAAATGTGCTCATCATCgtggtcctgggactgagtcgcCGGCTGAGGACTGTCACCAACGCCTTCCTGCTCTCACTGGCAGTCAGCGACCTCCTGCTGGCTGTGGCTTGCATGCCCTTCACCCTCCTGCCCAATCTCATGGGCACGTTCATCTTTGGCACAGTCGTCTGTAAGGCAGTTTCCTACCTCATGG GGGTGTCTGTGAGTGTGTCCACACTAAGCCTTGTGGCCATCGCCCTGGAGCGATACAGCGCCATCTGCCGGCCGCTACAAGCACGCGTGTGGCAGACGCGTTCCCATGCGGCTCGTGTGATCATCGCCACTTGGATGCTCTCTGGACTGCTCATGGTGCCCTACCCGGTGTACACCGCCGTACAGCCCGCAGGAGGGGCCCGGGCGCTGCAGTGCGTGCATCGTTGGCCCAGTGCGCGTGTCCGCCAAACCTG GTCGGTACTGCTGCTCCTGCTTTTGTTCTTCGTCCCAGGCGTGGTTATGGCTGTGGCCTACGGGCTCATCTCCCGCGAGCTCTACTTAGGGCTTCGCTTCGACGAGGACAGCGACAGCGAAAGCCGAGTCCGAAGCCAAGGAGGGCTGCGGGGTGGGGCGGGACCAG GTCCTGCCCCCCCCAATGGGAGTTGCCGGCCGGAGGGCGGGCTGGCTGGCGAGGACAGCGACGGCTGCTACGTGCAGCTTCCGCGCTCGCGTCAGACCCTGGAGCTGTCCGCGCTGACCGCGCCCACTCCTGGGCCCGGAGGTGGCCCCCGGCCCTACCAGGCCAAGCTGTTGGCCAAGAAGCGCGTGGTGCGGATGCTGCTGGTGATCGTCGtgctttttttcctgtgttgGTTGCCACTGTATAGTGCCAACACGTGGCGTGCCTTCGACAGCTCTGGTGCACACCGCGCACTTTCAGGAGCGCCAATCTCTTTCATCCACTTGCTGAGCTACGCCTCAGCCTGCGTCAACCCCCTGGTCTACTGCTTCATGCACCGTCGCTTCCGCCAGGCCTGCCTTGAGACGTGTGCccgctgctgccccaggcctccaCGAGCTCGCCCCCGGCCCCTTCCAGACGAGGACCCTCCCACCCCTTCCATTGCTTCACTGTCCAGACTGAGCTACACCACCATCAGCACGCTAGGGCCTGGctga
- the CNGA4 gene encoding LOW QUALITY PROTEIN: cyclic nucleotide-gated cation channel alpha-4 (The sequence of the model RefSeq protein was modified relative to this genomic sequence to represent the inferred CDS: inserted 1 base in 1 codon), giving the protein MNQDSKVKTTESXPPAPPKARKLLPVLDPSGDHYYWWLNTMVFPVMYNLIIIVCRACFPDLQQSYLVVWLVLDYTSDLLYLLDIVVRFHTGFLDQGILVVDKGRISSRYVRTWSFFLDLASLMPTDLAFLRLGPHTPTVRLNRFLRAPRLFEAFDRTETRTAYPNAFRITKLMLYIFVVIHWNSCLYFALSRYLGFGRDAWVYPDPAQPGFERLRRQYLYSFYFSTLILTTVGDTPLPAREEEYLFMVGDFLLAVMGFATIMGSMSSVIYNMNTADAAFYPDHALVKKYMKQQHVNRRLERRVIDWYQHLQINKKMTNEVAILQHLPEQLRAEVAVSVHLSTLSRVQIFQNCEASLLEELVLKLQPQTYSPGEYVCRKGDIGREMYIIREGQLAVVADDGVTQYAVLGAGLYFGEISIINIKGNMSGNRRTANIKSLGYSDLFCLSKEDLREVLSEYPKAQVVMEEKGREILLKMNKLDVNAEAAEIALQEATESRLRGLDQQLDDLQTKFARLLAELESSALKIAYRIERLEWQTREWPMPEEMAEADDEGEPGEGTSQGGKGRTGQEGLPDPE; this is encoded by the exons ATGAACCAGGACAGCAAAGTAAAGACGACGGAgt agccccctgccccacccaagGCCAG GAAGTTGCTGCCTGTCCTCGACCCATCTGGGGATCACTACTACTGGTGGCTGAACACAATGGTTTTCCCAGTAATGTATAATCTCATCATCATCGTGTGCAG AGCCTGCTTTCCTGATTTGCAACAGAGTTATCTGGTGGTCTGGTTAGTGCTGGACTACACAAGTGACCTGCTATACCTACTGGACATCGTGGTGCGCTTTCACACAG gattCTTGGACCAGGGCATCCTGGTGGTGGACAAAGGCAGGATTTCAAGTCGCTACGTTCGCACTTGGAGCTTCTTCTTGGACCTGGCTTCCCTGATGCCCACAGACTTGGCCTTCCTGCGTCTGGGCCCACACACTCCTACAGTGAGGCTGAACCGCTTCCTGCGTGCGCCCCGCCTCTTTGAGGCCTTTGACCGCACAGAGACCCGCACAGCTTATCCAAACGCCTTTCGCATCACCAAGCTGatgctttacatttttgttgttatcCATTGGAACAGCTGTCTATATTTTGCCCTGTCCCGGTACCTGGGCTTCGGGCGTGATGCCTGGGTGTACCCTGACCCCGCACAGCCTGGCTTTGAGCGTCTGCGGCGCCAGTACCTCTATAGCTTTTACTTCTCCACGCTGATCTTGACCACTGTGGGTGATACGCCGCTGCCAGCGCGGGAGGAGGAGTACCTCTTCATGGTGGGCGACTTCCTACTGGCTGTCATGGGTTTTGCCACCATCATGGGTAGCATGAGCTCTGTCATCTACAACATGAACACTGCAGATGCAGCTTTCTATCCAGACCATGCACTGGTGAAGAAGTACATGAAGCAGCAGCATGTCAATCGCCGACTGGAGCGGCGAGTTATTGACTG GTACCAGCACTTGCAGATCAACAAGAAGATGACCAACGAGGTAGCCATCTTACAGCACTTGCCTGAGCAGTTGCGGGCAGAAGTGGCTGTATCTGTACACTTGTCTACTCTGAGTCGGGTGCAGatcttccagaactgtgaggccAGCCTGCTAGAGGAGCTGGTACTGAAGCTGCAGCCCCAGACTTATTCGCCGGGAGAATATGTCTGCCGCAAGGGGGACATTGGCCGGGAGATGTACATCATCCGTGAGGGTCAGTTGGCTGTGGTGGCAGATGATGGCGTCACACAGTATGCTGTGCTTGGTGCAGGGCTCTACTTTGGGGAGATCAGCATCATCAACATCAAAG GAAACATGTCTGGGAACCGCCGCacagccaacatcaagagtctaGGTTATTCAGACCTGTTTTGCCTGAGCAAGGAGGACCTGCGGGAAGTCCTGAGTGAGTATCCAAAGGCCCAGGTTGTCATGGAAGAAAAGGGCCGTGAGATCCTGCTCAAAATGAACAAGTTGGATGTAAATGCTGAGGCAGCTGAGATTGCCCTACAGGAAGCCACAGAGTCTCGACTACGAGGCCTCGACCAGCAACTTGATGATCTACAGACCAAATTTGCTCGCCTCCTTGCTGAGTTGGAATCCAGTGCACTCAAGATCGCTTATCGCATTGAACGGCTAGAGTGGCAGACTCGAGAGTGGCCAATGCCTGAGGAAATGGCTGAAGCTGATGATGAGGGCGAGCCTGGGGAGGGAACTTCCCAGGGTGGAAAAGGCAGGACTGGCCAGGAGGGACTCCCAGACCCAGAGTGA